In Sorghum bicolor cultivar BTx623 chromosome 8, Sorghum_bicolor_NCBIv3, whole genome shotgun sequence, one genomic interval encodes:
- the LOC8074858 gene encoding ubiquitin thioesterase otubain-like isoform X2, translating into MAEKATPEKSETPHKLTYKPSAGSSAGGGGGGGDGDSGAAPRPAPQPEPSSQRPPSPPPPDDDDDDDDDEDYEGFEDDELEVLERRSGWGSLYTSDPQVLCMDSSDPQNPPGYIGRQSCEPLTTQEFFSLRQNWQQLLDGKKTYLRPPKNNRVAKDNYANCLFVTPEPLEKAIQCQVPVPLSDFVRAAAENPTVQQKFKILSEHYVCIRQMRIDGSSFYRAFLFSYLENLGKMQGSQDEVTRLMECVARSKENFCRLHWDSAYFSNPEAFFSSVVSEFENLVNSVANGLNADELYKRSLQEITSSRILCLLRLLTEVHIRTHHADYVPAFEQTQALLFCIASVRPFDAEANTLQMSALSNALGIPTHLALVDGTMDNGIAQVKCFDFFPQSESRKKECNIVRGDEASIFLYSHRYYKYVP; encoded by the exons ATGGCAGAAAAGGCAACGCCAGAAAAGAGCGAGACCCCGCACAAGTTGACGTACAAGCCCAGCGCGGGAAGCAGCGCAggtggcggaggcggaggcggcgacggcgacagcGGAGCAGCACCGCGCCCCGCGCCGCAACCGGAACCCTCTTCTCAGCGGCCACCTTCACCGCCACcgcccgacgacgacgacgacgacgacgacgacgag GATTATGAGGGCTTCGAAGACGATGAGCTGGAGGTACTTGAAAGAAGAAGTGGATGGGGTTCTCTGTACACGAGTGATCCTCAAGTTCTTTGCATGGACTCGAGTGATCCACAAAATCCTCCTGGTTATATTGGCCGGCAAAGTTGTGAGCCGCTCACCACACAGGAGTTTTTTTCACTGCGCCAGAATTGGCAACAGCTGCTAGATGGCAAGAAGACATACCTCCGCCCGCCAAAGAACAACCGTGTTGCCAAGGACAATTATGCCAACTGCCTCTTTGTAACCCCAGAACCTCTTGAGAAGGCAATACAATGCCAG GTGCCAGTGCcactatctgattttgttcgtGCAGCTGCTGAAAATCCTACAGTTCAGCAAAAGTTTAAG ATTCTTAGTGAGCATTATGTTTGCATCAGACAAATGCGAATAGATGGATCATCTTTTTACAGAGCTTTCCTTTTCTCTTACTTG GAAAACCTTGGGAAAATGCAAGGTAGTCAAGATGAGGTCACTCGCTTAATGGAATGTGTGGCAAGGTCCAAAGAGAATTTCTGTCGTTTACATTGGGATAGTGCGTACTTCTCAAATCCTGAAGCATTTTTCTCAAGTGTTGTTTCT GAGTTTGAGAACTTGGTCAATTCAGTTGCCAATGG GCTAAATGCTGATGAGCTTTACAAGAGAAGCCTACAGGAGATTACGTCATCCAGGA TTCTTTGTTTGCTTAGGTTGCTGACAGAGGTTCATATCCGAACACATCATGCAGACTACGTGCCAGCATTCGAGCAAACCCAAGCCCTTTTG TTTTGCATAGCATCAGTGCGTCCCTTTGACGCTGAAGCCAACACGCTACAAATGAGTGCTCTATCAAATGCACTTGGCATCCCAACGCACCTGGCACTCGTGGACGGAACCATGGACAATGGGATTGCGCAAGTAAAGTGCTTTGACTTCTTTCCTCAATCAGAATCAAGA aAGAAAGAATGCAATATCGTTCGAGGAGATGAGGCCTCCATTTTTCTATATAGCCATCGTTACTACAAATATGTTCCATAA
- the LOC8074858 gene encoding uncharacterized protein LOC8074858 isoform X3, whose product MAEKATPEKSETPHKLTYKPSAGSSAGGGGGGGDGDSGAAPRPAPQPEPSSQRPPSPPPPDDDDDDDDDEDYEGFEDDELEVLERRSGWGSLYTSDPQVLCMDSSDPQNPPGYIGRQSCEPLTTQEFFSLRQNWQQLLDGKKTYLRPPKNNRVAKDNYANCLFVTPEPLEKAIQCQVPVPLSDFVRAAAENPTVQQKFKILSEHYVCIRQMRIDGSSFYRAFLFSYLENLGKMQGSQDEVTRLMECVARSKENFCRLHWDSAYFSNPEAFFSSVVSEFENLVNSVANGLNADELYKRSLQEITSSRILCLLRLLTEVHIRTHHADYVPAFEQTQALLKKECNIVRGDEASIFLYSHRYYKYVP is encoded by the exons ATGGCAGAAAAGGCAACGCCAGAAAAGAGCGAGACCCCGCACAAGTTGACGTACAAGCCCAGCGCGGGAAGCAGCGCAggtggcggaggcggaggcggcgacggcgacagcGGAGCAGCACCGCGCCCCGCGCCGCAACCGGAACCCTCTTCTCAGCGGCCACCTTCACCGCCACcgcccgacgacgacgacgacgacgacgacgacgag GATTATGAGGGCTTCGAAGACGATGAGCTGGAGGTACTTGAAAGAAGAAGTGGATGGGGTTCTCTGTACACGAGTGATCCTCAAGTTCTTTGCATGGACTCGAGTGATCCACAAAATCCTCCTGGTTATATTGGCCGGCAAAGTTGTGAGCCGCTCACCACACAGGAGTTTTTTTCACTGCGCCAGAATTGGCAACAGCTGCTAGATGGCAAGAAGACATACCTCCGCCCGCCAAAGAACAACCGTGTTGCCAAGGACAATTATGCCAACTGCCTCTTTGTAACCCCAGAACCTCTTGAGAAGGCAATACAATGCCAG GTGCCAGTGCcactatctgattttgttcgtGCAGCTGCTGAAAATCCTACAGTTCAGCAAAAGTTTAAG ATTCTTAGTGAGCATTATGTTTGCATCAGACAAATGCGAATAGATGGATCATCTTTTTACAGAGCTTTCCTTTTCTCTTACTTG GAAAACCTTGGGAAAATGCAAGGTAGTCAAGATGAGGTCACTCGCTTAATGGAATGTGTGGCAAGGTCCAAAGAGAATTTCTGTCGTTTACATTGGGATAGTGCGTACTTCTCAAATCCTGAAGCATTTTTCTCAAGTGTTGTTTCT GAGTTTGAGAACTTGGTCAATTCAGTTGCCAATGG GCTAAATGCTGATGAGCTTTACAAGAGAAGCCTACAGGAGATTACGTCATCCAGGA TTCTTTGTTTGCTTAGGTTGCTGACAGAGGTTCATATCCGAACACATCATGCAGACTACGTGCCAGCATTCGAGCAAACCCAAGCCCTTTTG aAGAAAGAATGCAATATCGTTCGAGGAGATGAGGCCTCCATTTTTCTATATAGCCATCGTTACTACAAATATGTTCCATAA
- the LOC8074857 gene encoding probable WRKY transcription factor 46, with amino-acid sequence MALESVPTYLSDLGSHQAARAQQQRIRKDERIWTSDTYAPYDDGHQWRKYGEKKLSNSNFPRFYYRCTYKNDMKCPATKQVQQKDTSDPPLFSVTYFNHHTCSSISNPIGSTRDVAAQSASSKAVSICFSPHYSFRDEPQSPIAHSFRGNQQPAERSAYATSQFQWTAASSPSPTSNDSPVKMEVDTFSGASASSSSSSSMGSLPRTRTLLPIGQSRCIEYFHFL; translated from the exons ATGGCTCTCGAGTCTGTTCCTACATATCTCAGCGATTTGGGATCCCACCAGGCTGCCAGAGCCCAGCAGCAAAGAATCAG GAAAGATGAGCGCATCTGGACCTCAGACACATATGCTCCCTACGACGACGGGCACCAGTGGAGGAAGTATGGCGAGAAGAAGCTCTCCAACTCCAACTTCCCAAG GTTCTATTACAGATGCACCTACAAGAACGACATGAAGTGCCCGGCTACAAAGCAAGTCCAACAGAAGGACACAAGCGACCCACCGTTGTTCTCTGTCACTTACTTCAACCATCACACCTGCAGCAGCATCTCAAATCCCATAGGAAGCACGAGAGACGTTGCCGCACAATCGGCCTCGAGCAAAGCGGTGTCAATCTGCTTCAGCCCGCATTATTCTTTCAGAGATGAGCCACAGTCACCGATTGCACATTCTTTCAGAGGCAACCAGCAGCCAGCTGAGAGGAGCGCCTATGCAACAAGCCAGTTTCAGTGGACCGCCGCATCGTCTCCGTCTCCTACCAGTAATGACAGTCCGGTTAAGATGGAGGTTGACACTTTTTCAGGAGCAAGCGCTTCTTCATCCAGCTCCAGCAGCATGGGTTCTCTCCCGAGGACGAGGACGTTGCTACCGATCGGTCAGTCCAGATGCATCGAGTACTTCCATTTCTTGTGA
- the LOC8074858 gene encoding ubiquitin thioesterase otubain-like isoform X1: protein MAEKATPEKSETPHKLTYKPSAGSSAGGGGGGGDGDSGAAPRPAPQPEPSSQRPPSPPPPDDDDDDDDDEDYEGFEDDELEVLERRSGWGSLYTSDPQVLCMDSSDPQNPPGYIGRQSCEPLTTQEFFSLRQNWQQLLDGKKTYLRPPKNNRVAKDNYANCLFVTPEPLEKAIQCQVPVPLSDFVRAAAENPTVQQKFKILSEHYVCIRQMRIDGSSFYRAFLFSYLENLGKMQGSQDEVTRLMECVARSKENFCRLHWDSAYFSNPEAFFSSVVSEFENLVNSVANGLNADELYKRSLQEITSSRILCLLRLLTEVHIRTHHADYVPAFEQTQALLFCIASVRPFDAEANTLQMSALSNALGIPTHLALVDGTMDNGIAQVKCFDFFPQSESRVSTTSGPLNLITSYCLSSATDKHPKQGRDDSNSAMPAGNLLSSDHMPLVSLLSRPYRCDILYRK from the exons ATGGCAGAAAAGGCAACGCCAGAAAAGAGCGAGACCCCGCACAAGTTGACGTACAAGCCCAGCGCGGGAAGCAGCGCAggtggcggaggcggaggcggcgacggcgacagcGGAGCAGCACCGCGCCCCGCGCCGCAACCGGAACCCTCTTCTCAGCGGCCACCTTCACCGCCACcgcccgacgacgacgacgacgacgacgacgacgag GATTATGAGGGCTTCGAAGACGATGAGCTGGAGGTACTTGAAAGAAGAAGTGGATGGGGTTCTCTGTACACGAGTGATCCTCAAGTTCTTTGCATGGACTCGAGTGATCCACAAAATCCTCCTGGTTATATTGGCCGGCAAAGTTGTGAGCCGCTCACCACACAGGAGTTTTTTTCACTGCGCCAGAATTGGCAACAGCTGCTAGATGGCAAGAAGACATACCTCCGCCCGCCAAAGAACAACCGTGTTGCCAAGGACAATTATGCCAACTGCCTCTTTGTAACCCCAGAACCTCTTGAGAAGGCAATACAATGCCAG GTGCCAGTGCcactatctgattttgttcgtGCAGCTGCTGAAAATCCTACAGTTCAGCAAAAGTTTAAG ATTCTTAGTGAGCATTATGTTTGCATCAGACAAATGCGAATAGATGGATCATCTTTTTACAGAGCTTTCCTTTTCTCTTACTTG GAAAACCTTGGGAAAATGCAAGGTAGTCAAGATGAGGTCACTCGCTTAATGGAATGTGTGGCAAGGTCCAAAGAGAATTTCTGTCGTTTACATTGGGATAGTGCGTACTTCTCAAATCCTGAAGCATTTTTCTCAAGTGTTGTTTCT GAGTTTGAGAACTTGGTCAATTCAGTTGCCAATGG GCTAAATGCTGATGAGCTTTACAAGAGAAGCCTACAGGAGATTACGTCATCCAGGA TTCTTTGTTTGCTTAGGTTGCTGACAGAGGTTCATATCCGAACACATCATGCAGACTACGTGCCAGCATTCGAGCAAACCCAAGCCCTTTTG TTTTGCATAGCATCAGTGCGTCCCTTTGACGCTGAAGCCAACACGCTACAAATGAGTGCTCTATCAAATGCACTTGGCATCCCAACGCACCTGGCACTCGTGGACGGAACCATGGACAATGGGATTGCGCAAGTAAAGTGCTTTGACTTCTTTCCTCAATCAGAATCAAGAGTAAGCACAACATCAGGACCTCTCAATTTAATCACAAGTTACTGTCTCTCAAGTGCAACTGACAAACATCCAAAGCAAGGAAGGGATGATAGTAACTCAGCCATGCCGGCTGGAAACTTACTTTCATCTGATCACATGCCTTTAGTCTCCTTACTGAGTAGGCCATATCGATGTGACATTCTTTATCGCAAGTGA